The Acetomicrobium flavidum genome window below encodes:
- a CDS encoding pseudouridine synthase — translation MKETSLDRDLQNRHTVSDNNIIRLNKYLAMCGLGSRRKVEQLVADGRVKVDGKIAPGPWITVNDRSVVEVDERPIVPLKRIYVVMNKPRGCVCAVTDARYRTVLDLLPKKLWEYRPFPVGRLDKDSSGLLILTNDGDFANDLIHPRNNISKTYQVVLNRPIAAKDVVKWQKGIWLDDKLVRPKIVKAIDERRCEVEVYEGLKREVRRMAEALGYKVVELKRTKIGNLKLVSLKEGAFLTFSREELLQMVHSGGVI, via the coding sequence ATGAAGGAAACATCTCTTGACCGTGATCTGCAAAATCGACATACTGTAAGTGATAATAATATTATTAGATTGAATAAATACTTGGCCATGTGCGGGTTAGGTTCCAGACGAAAGGTCGAGCAACTTGTCGCCGACGGAAGGGTTAAGGTAGACGGCAAAATTGCTCCGGGGCCTTGGATCACGGTAAACGATCGCTCAGTAGTGGAAGTGGACGAACGACCGATCGTTCCACTAAAGCGCATATACGTAGTGATGAACAAACCTCGCGGATGCGTATGTGCCGTGACCGACGCCAGATATAGGACAGTTTTAGATCTACTTCCAAAGAAATTATGGGAATATCGTCCCTTTCCGGTTGGCAGGCTCGATAAAGACAGCAGCGGATTGCTTATCCTTACAAACGACGGCGATTTTGCAAACGATCTTATACATCCAAGAAACAACATATCGAAGACCTACCAGGTCGTATTAAACAGACCCATTGCCGCGAAGGACGTGGTCAAGTGGCAAAAGGGGATATGGCTTGACGATAAACTTGTAAGGCCTAAAATTGTCAAGGCCATCGACGAAAGGCGTTGCGAAGTGGAAGTCTACGAAGGCCTGAAGCGGGAGGTACGACGAATGGCCGAGGCTTTGGGATACAAGGTCGTCGAACTTAAAAGGACAAAAATAGGAAATCTCAAGCTTGTATCCCTAAAGGAAGGCGCTTTCCTGACATTTTCAAGAGAAGAGCTGTTGCAAATGGTTCACAGCGGCGGCGTTATTTAG
- the gmk gene encoding guanylate kinase — protein MVTKKRGHLFVISGPSGAGKGTIRRELFKRLPDLIYSVSCTTRPPREGEVNGVDYYFIDPEKFAEKQRCGEFLEWAFVHGNYYGTPKDDVLKHLEEGRDVILEIDVQGAINIKKVFPEAVLIFILPPSEEALKQRLISRGTENEESLMIRLNNAALEMKLVDIYDHAIINDDVNRATDELIDIITSYRKGEKKDDLRRCCPNNEEVQHP, from the coding sequence ATGGTTACTAAAAAAAGAGGGCATTTATTCGTAATTTCAGGCCCCAGCGGGGCGGGGAAGGGAACGATTCGAAGGGAACTTTTCAAACGACTTCCCGATTTGATATATTCTGTATCTTGTACGACAAGGCCTCCGAGGGAAGGCGAAGTAAACGGAGTGGATTACTATTTTATAGATCCCGAGAAATTTGCCGAAAAGCAACGCTGCGGAGAATTTTTGGAGTGGGCCTTCGTGCACGGCAACTACTACGGAACTCCGAAAGATGACGTATTGAAGCACCTGGAAGAAGGCAGAGACGTGATCTTGGAGATAGACGTACAGGGGGCCATAAACATAAAAAAGGTCTTTCCCGAAGCGGTATTGATCTTCATCCTCCCTCCCTCGGAAGAGGCATTGAAGCAGAGATTGATATCCAGGGGAACCGAAAACGAGGAATCCCTAATGATACGGCTAAACAATGCCGCGTTGGAGATGAAGTTGGTGGACATTTACGATCATGCCATAATTAACGATGACGTCAATCGAGCCACTGATGAGCTTATCGACATTATAACGAGCTATAGGAAAGGAGAGAAAAAAGATGATCTACGTAGATGTTGCCCAAATAATGAGGAAGTACAGCATCCCTAA
- the rpoZ gene encoding DNA-directed RNA polymerase subunit omega — protein MIYVDVAQIMRKYSIPNKYVLAMMIAKRARALSEDAAKRLFDGGKDKPIVTAIEEVRDGKVKFVMRTKKAQAS, from the coding sequence ATGATCTACGTAGATGTTGCCCAAATAATGAGGAAGTACAGCATCCCTAACAAATACGTTTTAGCCATGATGATCGCAAAAAGGGCAAGAGCCTTGAGTGAGGACGCTGCAAAGCGCCTATTCGATGGAGGCAAGGACAAGCCCATCGTCACAGCAATCGAAGAGGTAAGGGACGGAAAGGTCAAGTTCGTGATGAGAACGAAAAAGGCCCAAGCCAGTTAA
- the der gene encoding ribosome biogenesis GTPase Der: MGRNGDVVAIIGRANVGKSTLFNRIVQKRLAIVDDIPGVTRDRIYARVEWSGKSFYLVDTGGFPNDDEPLLDAVGRQIARAIEEANVIILVIDGREGILPQDEKIAEILRKSNRKVIVAVNKIDEPMHEHLIYDAYKLGFEDVVGVSAEHNRNISNLLDIVVAHVDEETVEEDEDDAIKIAIVGRPNVGKSSIFNALIGEERAIVSDIPGTTRDSIDTVITYEGKKYLLIDTAGLRKKSRLKDDIEFYSLLRAERSMDRADVVLLVIDVTEAVTEQDKRIAGMVFEKGKGLVVALNKWDLLPEGQPKLGDSIIKFAKEQLYFTNDAPVITTSALSKRNILKIFDVCNEIYTLRQTRIPTSILNRMVRDIVSFQRLPSDGKGRFLNIFYVTQVETAPPSFVFFVNDQNLVDKPFERKIINELVKVGNFRGVPVRVFWKNRR, encoded by the coding sequence ATGGGTAGAAATGGCGATGTAGTTGCGATAATAGGAAGGGCAAACGTAGGTAAATCTACGCTCTTTAACAGAATAGTGCAGAAGCGCCTGGCAATAGTCGACGACATCCCGGGCGTGACCAGAGACCGGATTTACGCGCGAGTCGAATGGTCAGGCAAATCCTTTTACCTTGTCGATACCGGAGGTTTCCCCAACGACGACGAACCGCTCTTAGACGCAGTAGGCAGGCAGATTGCCAGGGCAATTGAGGAAGCCAATGTCATCATCTTGGTGATCGATGGAAGAGAGGGCATATTGCCACAGGACGAAAAGATAGCGGAGATACTTAGGAAAAGCAACCGCAAGGTAATTGTGGCCGTCAACAAGATAGACGAGCCCATGCATGAGCATCTAATTTACGATGCCTACAAACTTGGATTTGAGGATGTTGTGGGGGTAAGCGCCGAACACAACAGGAACATCTCAAACTTACTAGACATCGTTGTGGCCCATGTAGACGAAGAGACAGTCGAGGAGGACGAAGACGACGCCATCAAGATCGCCATAGTCGGGAGGCCAAACGTCGGGAAATCAAGCATATTTAACGCGCTGATAGGAGAGGAAAGGGCCATAGTCAGCGATATACCCGGAACCACCAGGGATTCGATCGATACGGTCATCACATATGAAGGCAAGAAATATCTTCTCATCGACACCGCCGGATTAAGAAAGAAAAGCAGATTGAAGGACGACATCGAATTTTATTCGCTTCTGAGGGCCGAACGCTCCATGGACAGGGCCGACGTAGTGCTGCTCGTAATCGATGTCACGGAGGCGGTGACTGAGCAGGACAAGCGCATAGCCGGCATGGTCTTTGAAAAGGGAAAGGGCCTTGTCGTTGCCTTGAACAAGTGGGACTTGCTTCCCGAGGGACAACCTAAATTGGGAGACAGCATAATCAAATTCGCAAAGGAACAGCTCTACTTCACCAACGACGCTCCCGTAATCACTACGTCTGCTTTATCAAAGAGGAACATTCTCAAGATCTTCGACGTTTGCAACGAGATTTACACTTTAAGACAAACCCGTATACCTACTTCCATCTTAAACAGAATGGTCCGCGACATCGTTTCGTTTCAAAGGTTGCCCTCTGACGGTAAGGGGAGATTTTTAAACATCTTCTACGTAACACAGGTCGAAACGGCACCGCCATCCTTCGTTTTCTTCGTAAACGACCAAAATTTGGTCGATAAACCCTTTGAGCGAAAAATTATCAATGAATTGGTTAAAGTTGGCAATTTCAGGGGCGTTCCGGTGAGAGTTTTTTGGAAAAATAGGCGTTAG
- a CDS encoding lysophospholipid acyltransferase family protein — protein MRLEHNAIFYAFSKCFCRCLLTLYNRLSIRNAPTLPEGRPVIVASNHNSNLDPVVVGVAYPRRLRYLAKEELFKVPVLSCIIRHLGAIPVSREDEVRAGVVLRTLLDILSMGEDILIFPEGSRSFDGKLQPLEGGVAMLALHSKAPVLPVYIKGTFEAMPRGCSFPKPKKIEVVFGTLIDPLDLPNDMKDKQKRYDILDRLEKQFKEMMLELG, from the coding sequence GTGAGACTTGAGCATAACGCCATCTTTTACGCTTTTTCCAAATGCTTTTGTCGATGTTTGTTGACACTTTACAATAGGTTGTCAATAAGAAATGCACCAACTCTGCCCGAAGGTCGCCCCGTGATTGTGGCCTCTAACCACAACAGCAACCTTGATCCGGTCGTGGTCGGAGTTGCTTACCCCCGGAGATTAAGATATCTGGCAAAGGAGGAGCTCTTCAAGGTTCCCGTCTTAAGTTGTATTATAAGGCACTTAGGGGCCATTCCTGTCTCAAGGGAGGACGAAGTCAGGGCGGGGGTGGTGCTAAGGACATTGCTTGATATTTTATCAATGGGGGAAGACATCCTGATATTTCCCGAGGGAAGCAGGTCCTTTGACGGAAAGCTACAACCGCTGGAAGGCGGTGTAGCCATGCTGGCGCTCCATTCAAAGGCTCCGGTGCTGCCCGTTTACATTAAGGGCACATTTGAGGCGATGCCGCGAGGTTGTTCTTTTCCCAAGCCCAAGAAGATAGAGGTGGTCTTTGGGACGTTGATAGACCCGCTGGATTTGCCCAATGATATGAAGGACAAACAGAAACGATATGATATATTAGATCGACTGGAAAAACAGTTCAAGGAGATGATGCTAGAGCTTGGTTAA
- the hflX gene encoding GTPase HflX, with protein MVNEERKAVIVCLERQGANDDIDLLAEELALLLSNLDIRVVGRIDQRRASPDPATFIGKGKLYEVKALMESLGATLVVCNDSLLPTQLHNMRSILKAEVWDRSFVIMKIFEARAHSAEAKLQVELALCKYEIPLLKGLGWQMSQTGGGIGTRGPGETEFERHRRKLERKVVALQRKLEQVRRRRLNLRKRRKKTETQTVAIVGYTNSGKSTLLRALSHDEDIYCADKLFATLDPKVRKVSLPSGKLVLFADTVGFIRKLPVELVAAFRATLEEVNEAALLLIVIDPLDKDPVESLRVVEETLSQIGAASISRLIAVNKIDMLDNKEKLEAILERLAIHSGCDIIPISALKKINMPLLLKKVDETLRQGDFSSSLTGALN; from the coding sequence TTGGTTAACGAAGAAAGAAAGGCCGTTATCGTTTGTCTTGAAAGGCAGGGTGCGAACGATGACATTGATCTTCTCGCCGAGGAGTTGGCGTTGCTGCTTTCCAACCTGGACATAAGGGTCGTTGGAAGAATTGATCAAAGGCGAGCTTCCCCGGACCCGGCTACGTTCATAGGCAAGGGTAAGTTATACGAGGTAAAAGCCCTCATGGAAAGTTTGGGCGCTACGCTGGTCGTGTGCAACGACTCTCTGCTTCCAACGCAGCTTCACAATATGCGTTCCATCCTAAAGGCAGAGGTATGGGACAGGTCCTTCGTCATAATGAAGATATTCGAGGCCAGAGCTCACTCTGCGGAGGCTAAATTGCAGGTAGAGTTGGCCCTGTGCAAATACGAGATCCCGCTGCTCAAGGGATTGGGGTGGCAAATGTCTCAGACGGGCGGCGGCATAGGCACCAGGGGCCCAGGAGAGACGGAGTTCGAAAGGCACAGAAGGAAGCTCGAACGAAAGGTAGTAGCCTTGCAACGAAAGCTTGAGCAGGTGCGCAGAAGGCGTCTCAACTTAAGAAAAAGGCGTAAGAAAACAGAAACTCAGACCGTAGCCATCGTGGGATACACGAACAGCGGAAAATCGACCTTGCTTAGAGCCTTGAGCCATGATGAGGATATCTACTGCGCCGACAAACTCTTTGCTACGCTGGATCCCAAGGTGAGAAAGGTGAGTTTACCGAGCGGCAAGCTTGTTCTTTTCGCCGATACGGTGGGATTCATAAGGAAGCTTCCGGTGGAGCTTGTGGCAGCGTTTCGCGCTACATTGGAAGAGGTCAACGAAGCCGCACTGCTTTTGATCGTTATAGATCCGCTGGACAAGGATCCGGTTGAATCACTGAGGGTGGTTGAAGAAACGTTAAGCCAAATAGGTGCCGCTTCCATTTCAAGGTTGATAGCCGTCAATAAAATAGACATGTTGGACAACAAGGAGAAACTGGAGGCTATATTGGAAAGGCTGGCTATACATTCGGGATGTGATATCATTCCAATAAGCGCTTTAAAAAAGATTAATATGCCGCTACTCCTTAAAAAAGTCGATGAAACGTTACGACAAGGGGATTTCAGTTCGTCGCTTACGGGCGCACTAAATTAG
- a CDS encoding primosomal protein N' family DNA-binding protein — translation MYVDVLVPGIWWHPLTYSTPQIVETGCRVVVPMGPRGGKRVGFVLAVKEKLDEKPSYEIKEVTEVLDQVPPLNEELWSLSEWISRQYLCSQSEALRLMCPPQVTKGCNVDHQDLSRQKPSRGTYQERCFYEASDEKRYARYVDIIEEAGYGLVFFPEETVARSFWDILPCHIKKKGLLWPSGGGKKGFDAWLKTRRGEVSVIVGSAGLLFAPLAPIDFILIEEEASSSYNFARYPYISLRHIAAKRAQTWGATLIFGGRMPSSRVYLLKKPQLEEKPKGQIHFVNIRKASCLELPGVTRGIPISSTLLTSSLDAVNSGKIALWILDRKGYVGEISCEECGWMMTCPECGSLCRLTRDIVVCPICGKRYEMPTVCPSCMSNFIMGRRPGIEALYRIARSLVDPAIPVHTWYKEESGKKRRTMVLNDLKDGGIIVGSRLSVTFCDDCFVGVVGWVDADAEARRPLYDARFTAFSMIWESRCRGKDPDSRNVIVQSRTPYRGWQRGLRRGWHLFWDEELAERRELGFPPFELLVEITGPLKITDDILPSLDKSGFAVYKPIADEGRLWVKTKDLKNMREALKPFFHISRSKVGFPKIRIWRD, via the coding sequence ATGTATGTCGATGTATTGGTGCCCGGTATATGGTGGCACCCTTTGACCTATAGCACTCCTCAAATCGTAGAGACAGGCTGCAGAGTGGTCGTCCCTATGGGACCACGCGGCGGGAAGAGAGTTGGATTTGTGCTGGCCGTTAAGGAAAAACTGGATGAAAAGCCCTCCTACGAGATCAAGGAAGTCACGGAAGTACTAGATCAAGTTCCTCCGCTTAACGAAGAGCTGTGGAGTTTAAGCGAATGGATATCCCGCCAGTACCTATGCAGCCAATCCGAGGCATTAAGGCTTATGTGTCCGCCTCAGGTGACTAAAGGCTGTAACGTTGACCATCAAGACTTATCGCGACAAAAACCTTCAAGGGGCACTTATCAGGAAAGGTGCTTCTATGAGGCAAGCGACGAGAAAAGATATGCGAGATATGTAGATATCATAGAGGAAGCTGGCTACGGCCTGGTTTTTTTCCCCGAAGAGACCGTAGCCAGATCTTTTTGGGACATCCTTCCGTGCCATATTAAGAAAAAGGGTTTGCTGTGGCCCTCAGGCGGCGGCAAAAAAGGCTTCGATGCCTGGTTGAAGACGAGACGGGGGGAGGTCTCAGTCATCGTGGGGTCTGCTGGTTTGCTTTTTGCGCCGCTTGCTCCAATAGATTTTATCCTGATAGAAGAGGAAGCAAGCTCTTCCTATAACTTCGCAAGATACCCCTACATATCATTGCGTCACATTGCGGCAAAAAGGGCTCAAACTTGGGGGGCTACGCTGATATTTGGAGGGCGAATGCCTTCGTCCAGGGTCTATTTATTGAAGAAACCGCAGCTTGAGGAAAAACCTAAAGGTCAAATTCATTTCGTCAACATAAGGAAAGCTAGCTGTCTTGAGCTTCCCGGCGTAACCCGGGGGATTCCCATCAGCTCGACGCTTCTAACTTCGTCGCTGGACGCCGTAAATAGCGGTAAAATTGCTCTTTGGATATTGGACCGCAAGGGGTACGTCGGCGAGATTTCATGCGAGGAATGCGGTTGGATGATGACGTGCCCCGAATGTGGGAGCCTTTGCAGGCTTACCCGGGATATCGTCGTTTGCCCAATCTGTGGGAAAAGGTATGAGATGCCCACGGTCTGCCCTTCGTGCATGTCAAACTTCATAATGGGAAGGAGGCCGGGCATCGAGGCCCTTTATCGGATAGCGCGCAGCCTGGTCGACCCTGCCATACCTGTCCACACATGGTATAAGGAAGAAAGCGGCAAGAAGCGAAGAACTATGGTGCTCAACGACCTAAAAGATGGCGGGATAATAGTCGGCTCCAGGTTATCGGTGACGTTCTGCGACGACTGCTTTGTGGGAGTGGTAGGCTGGGTGGACGCTGACGCCGAAGCGAGAAGGCCGTTGTACGACGCGCGTTTTACGGCATTTAGCATGATATGGGAGTCACGCTGCAGGGGCAAAGATCCCGATAGCAGAAATGTGATAGTGCAGTCAAGAACGCCTTACCGCGGTTGGCAAAGAGGATTGCGCCGCGGATGGCATTTGTTTTGGGACGAAGAACTAGCAGAAAGGCGTGAGCTCGGTTTCCCGCCCTTTGAGCTTTTAGTCGAGATAACGGGCCCACTGAAAATCACAGACGACATCCTTCCATCCCTTGACAAATCGGGATTTGCCGTGTATAAGCCAATAGCCGACGAGGGTCGTTTGTGGGTAAAGACCAAGGACTTGAAGAACATGCGAGAGGCATTGAAACCCTTTTTTCACATTTCCCGATCCAAGGTCGGCTTTCCTAAAATAAGAATCTGGAGAGATTGA
- the cmk gene encoding (d)CMP kinase, producing MKRHVIITIDGPAGSGKSSVAKMVAQRLGFAYLDSGAIYRAVALYLLQKGIPPDDEAQIEESLKGMNIHIKDLQRIYVNGNDVTMAIRSPQVDEVVSSYAALPVVRRRLFSLQRDLRDDRDLIAEGRDMGTVVFPDADLKIFLKADARTRAIRRWKELMERGVDISFDDVYYQIVQRDEKDANRKLSPLMPAEDAIILDTSELTLEEVVDKVTELIKDRVLQVKRCET from the coding sequence ATGAAAAGACATGTAATAATCACGATAGACGGTCCGGCCGGTTCAGGCAAGAGCAGCGTGGCAAAGATGGTTGCTCAAAGGCTCGGTTTTGCTTATCTGGATTCGGGAGCCATTTACAGGGCTGTTGCCCTTTACCTGTTGCAAAAGGGCATACCCCCCGACGATGAAGCGCAAATTGAAGAAAGCCTTAAAGGTATGAATATCCATATTAAGGACCTTCAGCGGATATATGTAAATGGAAATGACGTCACCATGGCCATACGCTCCCCACAGGTGGACGAGGTCGTCTCGTCCTACGCAGCCTTACCCGTGGTTAGAAGGCGTTTATTTTCCCTCCAAAGGGACCTTCGGGATGATAGGGACCTGATCGCCGAGGGAAGGGATATGGGGACCGTGGTCTTCCCTGACGCCGATCTGAAGATATTTCTCAAGGCTGACGCCAGGACTAGGGCGATAAGGCGATGGAAGGAATTGATGGAGCGCGGGGTTGATATATCCTTCGATGACGTATACTACCAAATTGTCCAGAGGGACGAAAAGGATGCCAACAGGAAGCTGTCTCCGCTTATGCCCGCGGAAGACGCTATAATATTGGATACCAGCGAACTGACGCTTGAAGAGGTAGTCGACAAGGTAACGGAACTGATAAAGGATCGGGTGCTACAGGTGAAGCGCTGTGAGACTTGA
- a CDS encoding DUF370 domain-containing protein — MNKLVHIGFGNVVVASRIIAIIHPDSSPVKRLKDEAKERGQLIDATQGRRTRAVILTDSNHVILSAIQPETIANRFEGTVTNDGY, encoded by the coding sequence ATGAATAAATTGGTCCACATAGGGTTTGGGAATGTCGTAGTGGCGAGCAGGATAATAGCCATAATTCATCCCGACTCCTCCCCAGTCAAAAGGCTTAAAGACGAAGCCAAGGAGAGGGGACAGCTTATTGATGCAACTCAGGGCAGAAGGACTAGAGCCGTGATATTGACCGACAGCAATCATGTGATACTATCAGCTATACAGCCAGAGACCATAGCAAATCGTTTCGAGGGAACGGTAACGAACGATGGTTACTAA
- a CDS encoding YicC/YloC family endoribonuclease has product MLVSMTGHGAANGSFDWGTITIDMHSVNSRYKDVTVRCPRELSMLENLIAEELTKHFERGKVTVNVYASFAPNLKMAKINGQVLANYFDELMAIHGRLKLLEEIQLELLLNLPGVLEQPEAHIFDIYEKISEDILSVLRQAISKWNEMKRLEGDHTASFVTRAIDDYESLILSIEKEWNEAFDEELENFRRKIDLLLSGNAQDSGDTTYLQGVAVMADKWDIKEEITRSKSHIAKFRETLNSPSSEGKKLNFLLQEMLREINTIASKVGNAEIRWHVVEGKCLLEQIREQIQNVE; this is encoded by the coding sequence TTGCTGGTAAGCATGACAGGTCATGGAGCCGCTAACGGATCGTTTGACTGGGGCACAATTACAATCGATATGCACAGCGTAAACTCAAGATATAAGGATGTAACCGTACGTTGCCCTAGAGAGCTGTCCATGCTCGAAAATCTCATCGCGGAAGAGCTGACAAAGCATTTCGAAAGGGGCAAAGTTACGGTCAACGTTTATGCATCTTTCGCACCAAACCTGAAGATGGCAAAGATCAATGGACAGGTCCTCGCAAATTACTTTGATGAGCTGATGGCGATCCACGGCAGGCTCAAGTTGTTGGAGGAAATCCAGCTTGAGCTTCTCCTAAATTTGCCTGGCGTCCTTGAGCAGCCCGAGGCTCATATTTTTGACATCTACGAGAAAATATCTGAAGACATTCTATCAGTCTTGAGGCAAGCCATCTCAAAATGGAACGAGATGAAAAGGCTGGAAGGAGATCACACAGCCTCATTTGTCACAAGGGCGATAGATGACTACGAGAGCTTGATCCTATCCATAGAAAAGGAATGGAATGAGGCATTTGATGAAGAACTTGAAAACTTCAGGCGCAAGATCGATTTGCTCCTCTCCGGCAATGCTCAAGACAGCGGCGATACAACCTATCTTCAAGGGGTAGCTGTAATGGCGGACAAATGGGACATCAAGGAAGAGATCACGAGGAGCAAGTCCCATATTGCCAAATTCAGGGAGACATTGAACTCCCCATCTTCGGAAGGCAAAAAGTTAAACTTCCTGCTCCAGGAAATGCTTCGCGAGATAAACACCATAGCCTCCAAGGTGGGAAATGCCGAGATTCGCTGGCATGTAGTTGAAGGCAAATGCCTGCTGGAACAGATTCGAGAGCAGATCCAAAATGTGGAATGA
- a CDS encoding HDOD domain-containing protein, with protein sequence MAKDESPKEIIKKRILKKVQNVPSLPQFVLLTLKKLDDERSSASDVASSLSKDQGLVVRVLRLANSAYYGIPRTITSVTEAVAILGFKTLRSIVLAASIYPFMAQSQKGYALDRGELWRHSLGVAYVSRFIGSKLSGVDLEEAYLAGLLHDIGKIVLNEYVRYGYSIISKIVEEKAIPFTEAEREVLGFDHAEIGAMIIDQWALPEVYAMAAHYHHMPEDLPEEKKNYRTMVDVVHIANAMCLMLGFGLGADGLQHNISEMALERLNLKDKVEMLLSEAVNILYQLDEEIRSEEIV encoded by the coding sequence ATGGCAAAAGATGAAAGTCCAAAAGAAATAATTAAAAAGAGAATATTGAAGAAGGTCCAAAACGTCCCATCCCTGCCTCAATTCGTCCTCCTGACGTTAAAGAAGCTCGATGACGAAAGAAGCAGTGCTTCTGACGTTGCCAGTTCCCTTTCAAAGGATCAGGGGTTGGTGGTCCGTGTCTTGAGACTCGCAAACTCCGCTTACTATGGAATTCCCCGGACCATTACCAGCGTTACGGAGGCCGTGGCCATTTTAGGTTTCAAGACGCTAAGAAGCATCGTACTGGCTGCAAGCATATATCCTTTTATGGCCCAATCGCAGAAGGGTTATGCCCTCGATAGGGGAGAGTTATGGCGCCACTCTCTGGGCGTGGCTTACGTTTCGCGCTTTATAGGCAGCAAGCTAAGCGGCGTCGATCTGGAAGAAGCTTACCTTGCAGGCTTACTGCACGACATAGGAAAGATAGTGCTCAATGAATATGTACGTTACGGCTATTCGATCATAAGCAAAATAGTTGAGGAAAAGGCGATCCCCTTTACCGAGGCCGAGAGGGAAGTTTTAGGGTTCGACCATGCCGAAATAGGCGCAATGATCATAGATCAGTGGGCATTGCCCGAGGTTTATGCCATGGCAGCCCACTATCACCATATGCCCGAAGATCTCCCGGAAGAAAAAAAGAATTACAGGACCATGGTAGACGTAGTTCATATCGCCAATGCCATGTGCCTGATGCTGGGATTTGGACTCGGTGCAGACGGGTTACAACATAACATCTCGGAAATGGCATTAGAACGGCTGAACCTGAAGGATAAAGTCGAGATGTTGTTATCTGAGGCAGTGAACATATTATATCAACTGGACGAAGAAATAAGATCAGAGGAGATCGTATGA
- the coaBC gene encoding bifunctional phosphopantothenoylcysteine decarboxylase/phosphopantothenate--cysteine ligase CoaBC, which translates to MLEWKSNRRILIGISGGISAYKIPEIVRAIRKGGNDVEVIMTKAATSFVTPLTLSTLTGRRTWLEEDFLSDEQGWKIPHISLADWAQAFLVAPATANVLRRAALGEADTLLGATMLATRAPVIIFPAMNVHMWEHPATQRHVSMARDMGYIVIPPEEGELACGYEGKGRLPENEVILEVLWNTLSPKKDLAGKKILVTAGPTREFMDPVRFISNPSSGKMGYAVAKTAWYRGAEVTLIKGPTCIKPPYGVKVVNVTTAEEMYRAVMDECEKADIIVKSAAVGDYKFATVFEQKIKREGKGSLQVTLEENPDIAAEVGRRKRDGQILIGFAAESHELLENAASKLKKKNMDMIVANDITAKGSGFESDTNSVTVICKNGRMVKLAGTKEDVAWGLWDVVESEFPA; encoded by the coding sequence ATGCTTGAGTGGAAGTCCAATAGAAGGATTCTCATAGGTATATCGGGGGGCATCTCTGCCTACAAGATCCCTGAGATCGTAAGGGCAATAAGAAAGGGTGGCAACGATGTGGAGGTAATTATGACCAAGGCAGCCACCTCTTTCGTTACCCCTTTGACCTTATCCACTCTCACCGGCAGACGCACCTGGCTTGAGGAGGATTTCTTAAGCGACGAGCAGGGCTGGAAAATACCTCATATATCGCTTGCCGATTGGGCACAAGCCTTTCTTGTAGCCCCAGCCACCGCTAATGTACTTAGGCGTGCTGCCTTAGGTGAAGCCGATACACTGCTTGGAGCAACCATGCTTGCCACCAGAGCACCGGTCATCATTTTCCCTGCCATGAATGTGCATATGTGGGAACACCCGGCCACCCAGCGCCACGTAAGCATGGCACGCGATATGGGTTATATCGTCATTCCCCCCGAAGAGGGAGAGCTTGCCTGCGGATACGAAGGCAAAGGAAGGCTGCCCGAAAACGAGGTAATTCTTGAAGTACTGTGGAATACGCTGTCGCCGAAAAAAGACCTAGCAGGCAAGAAGATCTTGGTCACAGCCGGCCCCACGAGGGAGTTCATGGACCCAGTCAGGTTCATCAGCAATCCCAGCTCCGGCAAGATGGGATATGCCGTAGCAAAGACTGCATGGTATCGTGGAGCAGAAGTAACCTTAATAAAGGGACCTACCTGCATAAAGCCACCTTACGGCGTCAAGGTCGTAAACGTCACGACAGCCGAAGAGATGTACAGGGCCGTGATGGATGAGTGTGAAAAGGCCGACATTATCGTAAAATCTGCAGCCGTAGGAGATTATAAGTTCGCCACAGTTTTTGAGCAAAAAATTAAACGCGAAGGAAAAGGCAGCCTTCAGGTCACGCTTGAAGAGAACCCCGACATAGCTGCAGAGGTGGGAAGAAGAAAAAGGGACGGCCAAATACTCATCGGCTTTGCAGCCGAATCTCACGAACTTTTGGAAAACGCCGCATCAAAATTGAAGAAGAAAAATATGGACATGATAGTAGCAAACGACATAACCGCCAAGGGCAGCGGTTTTGAATCGGACACTAATTCGGTAACCGTTATTTGCAAAAACGGCCGCATGGTCAAACTTGCCGGAACGAAGGAAGACGTGGCCTGGGGGCTGTGGGATGTCGTAGAGTCGGAGTTTCCGGCCTAA